The region GAACTAATACGGTTTACAAGCTCTGTGCTCAAAATGATGACATTCAATACAACACATTGACTAGTGTATGGTAAGAAGATCAGATACAATCCAAAGCCAATCTCTGTAGAGAATCCTTCAAATCCATACAAAACATAAAGTTAACCAAGTAGACACCTTTCTTCTACAGTGAAACGTTTTGGTGAAAATCTAAATGTGTGAAACAGTCAGAAAACGTggttcacactcacactgtgaATCATGAAAAGAAGCCATTTGAGCACAGAGGGTCATTAAAAGATTCTCTGACTATCGGGAGAAAATATATCTGTTCATAATTTACTGAACTTCTGGACAATTTAGCAGTGTGCTTCAAGCACTCTCCACAGTTAATGAGATTTGTCTTCCTAATTCTGGGCAAAAACCTCCAGCAGACGGTCTGTGCTGTGACCCAACACCATTTAAGAAACCAGATGCCACCGTTTAAGAGAGCAGATGCCACACCGGAGACCCCATGAGTGCGATTACTGTGCTGACCCAAATGCCTTGCAGTTACTGTGATGTGcaacagttcatttaaaaataaaacatttaaaaaaaattcatggAGTGCCACCGCCACCAGAGCCGGTGACCTGTGATGCCAGAGATCTTCCTGACAgggttgtgggaggggcttgcTTCTTGGAAAACGGCAGCTGGTCCCCATCTCCTCCCATTGGCTGACCCCTGTCTCCTCTTTTGTTGATTGGCTGGCCCTCGGGCCTAAGAGccagcctcctgctcctgccccagAGCCTCCAGGAGCAGCCCCATGGGGGTCCTCTTCAGCCCGATGCTCTCCAGCTTGTTCTCCAGCTTGTTCTTCAGACTGCGTAGACGCACCGAGGCGTGGATCAGGATCACTGCAGGAAAGAGTCGcagtcactgagtcactgagctctcagagacagaggcagtggACAAATACCTATGGCACTCCCtacaccaccatcatcatcatcatcatcatcatcatctctaATTCCAAACCCAACCCTAAACCTAAAACATTTTCAGGAATCGATAAATCGATTCATTACCGAGTGAGTGGAAAGAGGAGAGCTAGAGCTGGGGTTTGGGTCAGGGCAAGGCTAAGGGTGAACAGGATTCGGTAGAATACTGACGTAGGATCGGGAAGGCAATCCCAAACAGGAAGACGGCCACGCCCCCgagcacagacagcagcaggTAGGCCCCGCCCAGGATGGCGGAGAGGCAGAGGCCCGGGTGAGTGCGGCGGAAACGGCGGACCGCGGCCTGGTTCTCCGCAGCCCACACGAAGCCCAGGaacaccagcaccaccaccagggcgcccaggagcagctgcagcggcCGGAAGTACCtagcacagagagcacagtctgttaaagcacagagagcacagtctgTTAAAGCACAGACATCACAAACAGCACAGCCTATTAAAGCACAGAGAGCAAGTCTGTTAAAGCACAGATAGCTCAGTTTATTAAAGCACCAACAGCACAAACTTTtgaaacagacagcacagccTATTAAAACAGAGAGCACAGTCTATTTaagcagagagagcacagactATTGAAACACAACACACTTTTTCTGGCTAGCGATATTTACATGTTCAAAATCCATAGACTGTTCAAAACCAAGTTAGCAGGTTGCAAGCTATTTAGGCCACGTCacagaaaacataaacaatGTCATCACCTAAGTGGCAGGAATTAAAAGGTTCGCGTTGATTTACAGACACTATGTCAACCGTACAGAACTATCTAGTTTATTCGACTCAAGTTAACTCCGTTAATTGCCACTGACCATTAGTCTGCTAGCTGGAAAGGAAGATAgtagcaaaaataaatcagtgtCTGACGCAGGGCGGCCACAGATTACAATGGAAAACAGTAGCAAAGTTAGCTATTTGAATTAAACCAACAGCGTTCACAAAGGAAGACCGCGACCAGCCAACCTGCATGTTGTTAGGTGCTAGAAATTATAATGCGTTAGCCTATATAGTGGGTTCCTTTGCAGCACAATCAAAAACATCATCAGttagcaaaaaaagagaaaagaaaaagctaaTTTAGCCACAGGAAAGCGTGGCACTTATCCTTACCCAACTATAACCAGGAATATGGCGGCTGACGCGAAATAGTTGGATTGATAGTAAAGCAAGTTGTTGATAATCCGATTATTCCATCGCTCCAAATTCTTGACATCTGGTACCGAGAACCGGGCTGACCCCAAGAGAAAATCATCCAGAGCCCGGAGAGGCGGCGGCTGTACGTCCGCCATCTTCAGGGAAAGGTTCAAAACAAGCACGTACCGACGCCGGATCGGGGTGTGCTCATAACCAGGCTATAACTGAATTGTGAATAACATGGATGGTTCCTCTTCCCAAATATTCTGGCTACATTTGCCAATCCATGATTTATATGACCTGGGTTCACCCTGGGACAGGTAGTTTAAAAACTGCTTCCACGATTGACCGAAAGTATGTTAATTGATTTAGAAAAAGCCAATAATGTATGAATGGCCTTAGAATGTGCGTGCCTATGTGTCATTGCACATATACTAACACGTTTCAGGAGTATTGTTAGGAAATACCTTAATAGAAGTGCAATAGGCTTTTAGaataaagaaatgcatgcatgtttgaatCGTTCTAATCACGCAGCAGCTACTTGTGGACagctatttcttttttattatcattattttgttACTTCTGGACCTCTGTGAAATACCTCGATATGTGAACCGCACTGTACAAGAACATTTTGGAAACCCAAATAACAGTTCAAAGGTATCTGTGAAACAAACAACATCCGCTGGCACCATTTATGCATTTCCGTTTGTCCCATTTCAAACAGTTCCGTGAAGCTGGTAATTGTTGCTGGCAACAATTGGAGACTTTCAGTTagagtatttcaaaataaaagctcgGTAAATGCATTGATTTCTTAAGTGCGATTTTGTCGTTTTCCCTCTTGTTACTaatacagttggatataattGCACATTACGTTCTCATATTTAAACCTATATCTTTAACACTGCAGTCACAATTGTGAAATCACGTTCCCAGTGGTGTTTTAGTGTAGCCCGGCCATGCGTTGCCATACACTGTCAGTTCAGTactggctcatttgcataccaGATTACTGCAAAAACTACAAATTCTTACCAAATTAAAGGGGGTGTACATTTACTCTACAAACCCATATCTTCAAGATTATACAATAATTTCTGCAAAATCATCTTCCCAGtaattgttgctggtgttttagtgtagcCCAGCCATGCATTGCCATACACTGTCAGTTCAGTactggctcatttgcataccaGATTACTGCCAAaactaatgaatgaataaatgaatgaatgattgcatttatatagcacttttctgaacactcaaagtgctttaaatGGATGaatgggaactcacctcacctgccgccgatgtgtagcacccacctgggtgatgcatggcagccattttgcaataGAATTCTCACCACAAATTAGCTAAGGGGGTAAGggggagaacatttttttttagctaattAAATCacgggatgattaggtggcaagttttgagagagccaggttgggtatttagccaggacaccggggaacccccctACTCTGCGAgaagtgtcatggggtctttaatgaccacggtgagtcaggacctcggtttaacgtctcatccgaaggACTGAGTAAACTAAAAATTGTTACCAAATGAAAAGGGGTATCAATTTACTCTACAGACCCATACCTTTACCTTCATGCAGTCATTTCTATGCAAATTCATTATACAGCCAGAAAACACGGGAGATTCGGGCGTACATGACCATCTGCTTTAAAAGGTACCTTCGTCTGTGGATTTGATGGCATTCGTGTTGGCAGCTCAGAAAGCGACATGGGACTCCCTTGAACTGTAAACGAGAGAGGGGCAGCTTTAATATGTACCGGTGTCCCAGTTGTTGAGCATCATCTCACTCACACGTACACTGTAAGAAAGGTCGCGGTTTGGAGCTGCCAGCACCAGGGTCAGAGCACTTGAAACATGCACAGTATTGTAAAATAGATTAACATAAAGCAAAGTCATTTGTGTAGAACCACAGCTAGTTACTCCTCTAAACCACTCAGACCCAGCCCTTTTTCACACCATGGTCcaaagacgcatctcttcagactgtacctggactctCTCTACTCTGCAGgtcactcccaatctaggacgGCTCTTTGGTATCCTTCTATGTTGTTCCCCTATCACTTCAAGTTACACTTATCTACATCCAgcacttgtatcgttatcttgatgtaGCTCGTTGTCATGGCTTCTTATTTGATCATAACTTTCAAAGTCCCACTGACAGGGAAAACCTGAAATAATTGGGGACTAATGCACAAAAGCACTGTAGTGAAGTGATTTAGGGCACTTTATTCTGTGAGGGCTGGTTTATCAGAGAGCCTTGGCAAAGTTTCACAAGTTATACACTGAAGCTTTTCAGCCATttagcattttgaaatatgttctTGTATTTAGCTCTGACCTGCTGCCAAGACCTTCTGGCATCGCTGGGTTTGCAgctagagagatggagagaattATTGCCTAGCCCATAAATCATTTCTCATGGCGATAATGCAATCTATTGAATACGACTGAAGACAAAATACCGTTCTTTACCATCAAGGAGAGATGGAGCAGTGTTCATCCGTATACTTACGCATTGACAAGGTCTGCAATTTTCATTGCTCGTCATCTTTTGACATGAGAATGACTCGCTTCCTGAAAGGGAAAGGCATTGCTCTTGCCTCTCCCCGTAATATCGTGTGAGGAACTCGTCGTTGCAAACGCCGCCCCTTTCAGGTGAACACGCAGATAGCTTGAGAGGGAACATCCTGGGTTGACAGACGAAGTCTGTAACCAGCTTTGTGATTCCAATTATCCTTGATTTCCATGGTTAGGATTTGTTGAGCTGGTAACTTGGACTTGGTTGAGCTTCTTTCGTGATTCTGGGCTGCACGATCTTGTCACAAAGCCGACCGATTCTTCGGACAACCAAAGGTTTTCTAAAATTACCAGAGCTCAAACTTATataaaacagtttatttacCCATAAGTCAGAAATGCAGGCACTGAGATTTTACATAGTTGTAGGACATTTACATCTAAATTATCTGGACAcgctataaaaaaaattgacaaacGCTTTACCAGCATACTACCTAAACAATAGTGACAAAAGATCACCCCTATTAAGCCACACAGCTGATCTTAAATAGGCCCACAATTAGACACACCTAGAAACATTCTAGACACCTGCAATACATTATGCACACTTAAGGTCAGTTCATGAAAATGGTGATTAAAGCTCACTATACAaacctttttaaattaaaatatctgGAGAAAGCAAAAACACACCTATTGTCTCTAAAGCGAAGACTACTCCTTCACAGATCTCTTCAGATTtactaaaacagctgttttattattacagCTGTTGTCTACTGAAATACTATTTCAAACTATTGCAGCTTCCCTTCCCCACTCAGTCATTTTTCACTGATGAGCAATGAGATCAGAAACAATTCTGTTGAATGAAAATTAAGAATTATTCTCCTTGTCACCACAAAAAGGTAATTAAGTTCTGTTGACCTATCTTGTTAAATTAAGGTATACTACAGTTAGAGCACATGCAGTCTGATTGTACTACACAGCACAATACACCAGGACCATACCAAATGAGAGGACATTATACCATGAAGGAGAGCAGTCTAAACTAAACTGTGACAGTAATTACAAAGGAATCTTGTAAAACAGGATTAAAAGAGATAATGTTCAGATGAAAAAATTACACAGTTCTGAAATAGTGCCACTTTGTAACAATCTGCAATACGTCATCACACATGATCACCCTGGATACCGACAGGATTTCAAAAAGGAGGTTCCAGAGTGCAATAGAAACAGCAAGTATGGTTGCCTAGGAACAGAAAGTTCATTTGCAAATTATTTCTCATCAGCATCACAATTAACTCTAATCAGActaacaaaaaatgcaaaaaatttgTCCTACATAGAAATCCCAGCGTATCAACAGCATATGCACTTTAACCTGTATGACTGAGATATAATCCATTGAAACTGTGGGGTTGGGTGGTGTGGCAGGAACAGAGAAGATGCTGCTGTGCTGGAATATTCCAGAATTAGGTGCCATCGATCTGTTCGATGCTTCAGAGCCAGAAAGGCTGCGGTTTTCAGCCGTTAAAAGGACGCTCGGGACGAAAGGAAAGCTTAgtcaaaaaaataacttttaaaaagcagaagcCTCCGATAGTTCATCCATCATTGTGTGCTTCAAGGAACTTGCGACTGGGGGAAAAGCAGAAAATGGAATGGGACCGTCAAACATTTCACCTACCTGCTAACGTCTGCACTTTAAAActgcagagaaaataaaatccctGTTTAGTGCCATGTAGCTGATGACACCCAGCTATGATATTACTGGCACAACATTTAAAACTCCATTAAGCCTAAGAACACTGAGTGAATGGGTCTTACAATGAATTTGTAGAAACAAGTACACAGTGGTCCACCAGATTCTGGTCAAAGAGAAAACAGGTAAAATGTGGTACATGACACAGACATTCAGAATGGCTGTGGGGTGTAAAATAATagcacagaataaaaacaactaGGCCCAAACTTTCACCATGAAACTCTTTTATTccttaaaaacattgttttttctttgctgtacCATAAATAAAGTaatcaaaattacattacattaatatgtATCTTTTGTAGGTTGGGCGACTTTACACTCACTGATAAACATTATGTACACTCATTTCAAAATTCAGCTGGTCCTCCTCTGATGCTTTTTTACAGACAAGAgccaacagagagagaagaaataCTAGAGAACAGGATGAGGGAATTGGGATATTCAAACCCTCGTGGCAGAAAGACAGAGGCTTCAGTTAACAGAACAGTACCCAGCAACAACACTCTCCTTTTTTCCCACGATTTTATATCTATATTGCATAGCGCATCACACCTCAAATTCCCTTTAAATCAAACAGGACGGTGAAAACCTGACGATACAGATTTTTAGCGCCCAATGTTGTGGGAAGAAAAACGTATAAACTCATGCATTAATTCCTCAGTACAGAAATGATTCCTGAGTCCTGTATAAAATTCATTAAACGCTTGTAGTGAAAGACGGTTCCTGAACAGACTGTTTAAACCTGACGATGAAACGCCCTCCTTACAAACTGAGATTAAGCTTCACATACTGGACAATAATATCGGCTGTACAAGTATGATGAACATGAAAATACAGTACTG is a window of Anguilla anguilla isolate fAngAng1 chromosome 13, fAngAng1.pri, whole genome shotgun sequence DNA encoding:
- the praf2 gene encoding PRA1 family protein 2; its protein translation is MADVQPPPLRALDDFLLGSARFSVPDVKNLERWNNRIINNLLYYQSNYFASAAIFLVIVGYFRPLQLLLGALVVVLVFLGFVWAAENQAAVRRFRRTHPGLCLSAILGGAYLLLSVLGGVAVFLFGIAFPILLILIHASVRLRSLKNKLENKLESIGLKRTPMGLLLEALGQEQEAGS